DNA sequence from the Leptospira limi genome:
AATTTTTGACGGTATTCTAACGCAAGTTTTGTGACACGGTATGCTGCTTCTGGGTCGTCTCCATTCACATGGAAAATAGGAACTTGGAAACCTTTTGCAAGGTCTGTTGCATACAATGTGGATCTAGATTCACTTGGGAGAGTGGTGAATCCAATTTGGTTATTGATCACAATGTGAAAAGTTCCGCCTACCGTATACCCTTCTAGGTTCATCATGTTGAGTGTTTCTGCGACAACACCTTGGCCCGCAAACGCGGCATCCCCATGGATGGCAACTGGCATAAATTTCGAACGGTCCATGTCCTTTGCCATTTCTTGGCGTGCACGAACCGATCCAAAAATCACTGGGTCTACGGCTTCTAAGTGAGAAGGGTTAAAGGCAAGGGAAAGTTTGACTTCTTTTCCATAATGGGTCATCACATGGTTAGAATAACCGAGATGGTATTTTACGTCCGCGTATCCTAATTGGCCTGGGTTTAGTTTTTCTTCAAACTCAGCAAAGATAAGACCTGCAGGTTTACGGATAATGTTCACAAGAACATTGAGTCGTCCCCTGTGAGCCATACCAATAACAAGGGCATCCATTTTATGACCACCCGCTTCTTCCACAAGGGTGTCAAGCATTGGGATCATGGTTTCTCCACCTTCGAGAGAAAAACGTTTTTTCCCTACGAACTTTTTCGCGAGGAAGTTTTCAAAACTATCTGCTTGGTATAATTTTTCAAACAAACGTAAGGCGGTCTTTTTGCTGATCGGTTCGTTGTTGGCAAGTGGTTCCATTCGGTTTTGTAACCACTCCCGTTCCTCATCATTGACAAGGTAGTAGTGTTCACAGCCAATCGAACCACAATACGTTTTTTCAAACCAATTTATGACATTCTGTAATTTGGTTTTTCCAAGATTGGAAATTCCAGAATCCACTTCCGTGTCTAAGTCAGTTTGTTTCAGGGCTTTAATTTTAAGATCAATGAATTCACGATTGGGTTTGTTGATGCCAAGCGGATCGAGATTTGCTGCTAAGTGACCTTGCCTTCTGTATGCATTGAGAAGGTTGATGATACCAAAATCACTGAGAGATGAGTCTTTACGGTGTTCGGTAGACGTGTAGTTTACATATCCATTTCCATTGAACCCACTTCCATTCGAACCATTGTTCGAAACTGAGGACCTTTCTAATTCCCCAAAAAAATCGATCCAATCCTTTGTTAAAGAAGATGGATCTTCCTTAAACTGTTTGTAATACTCTTCCAATAATACAACGTTATCGCCGTATAAACTCATCATCTGATCGGTTGTCATATAATCTCCCTAAAACAACAAAACAACTGTTATGTTACGAATGGATGGACCATTTCGCATCAGCATCCATCGCCGCTTCTCTGAGGACTTCAGAAAGAGTGGGGTGAGCATGTGTAGAACGAGCTATGTCTTCTGCACTGGCACCAAACTCAAACGCAACTGCGGCTTCTGCAATCATGTCAGATGCTCTCGGTCCTACGATGTAAACCCCAAGGAGTTTGTCCGTTTTTTTGTCAGCAAGGACTTTTACTTGTCCATCGGTTTCGTTCATGGCCTTAGCACGTGCATTGGGTTTGAACATGTATTTACCCACTTTGTATTCAATGCCTTTGGCTTTTAGTTCTTCTTCCCCAAGTCCTACCCAAGCCACTTCTGGCCAAGTGTAAACGATCCATGGGATGGCTTTGTAATTCACATGACCATACTTTCCACAAATGAGTTCCGCAACAGCAATCCCTTCGTCTTCTGCTTTGTGTGCAAGCATCGGACCATCAATCACGTCCCCAATGGCATAAATATTAGGAATGTTCGTTTGGAATTTGTTAGGTTCTACTTTGATGCGACCACGGTCAGTCATCTCGACACCAATTTCTTTGGCACCAAGTCCATCTGTATTCGGACGACGGCCAATCGAAACAAGCACCTTGTCTCCTTCGAGGATGGTTTTTTTCCCATCTTTGCCTTCGATTTCGACTTCTACTTTTTTCCCTTTTACCTTAGCACCATGCACTTTGGTTTCAAAGAGAAAATTGATTCCTTGCCCAGTAAGAAGTCTTTCCGCAAGACTTGCCATCGCTTGGTCTGCCGTTCCAAAGAGGCGTGGCATGAGTTCCACCACAGTGACTTTTGCACCAAGTCGTAACCAAACAGATCCAAGCTCAAGACCAATGACCCCTGCACCTA
Encoded proteins:
- the lpdA gene encoding dihydrolipoyl dehydrogenase: MEQYDIVVIGAGPGGYVAAVRAAQLGKKVAIIEKRKTLGGTCLNVGCIPSKALLDSSEEYHKTKHKLSDHGISVKDVKIDIAKMMARKDKVVSEVTSGVDYLMKKNKITRYLGHASFISKNEISITAEDGKKESISGTNIIIASGSSPIEIPPLPVDGKNIVTSDHAIALDAVPEHLIIVGAGVIGLELGSVWLRLGAKVTVVELMPRLFGTADQAMASLAERLLTGQGINFLFETKVHGAKVKGKKVEVEIEGKDGKKTILEGDKVLVSIGRRPNTDGLGAKEIGVEMTDRGRIKVEPNKFQTNIPNIYAIGDVIDGPMLAHKAEDEGIAVAELICGKYGHVNYKAIPWIVYTWPEVAWVGLGEEELKAKGIEYKVGKYMFKPNARAKAMNETDGQVKVLADKKTDKLLGVYIVGPRASDMIAEAAVAFEFGASAEDIARSTHAHPTLSEVLREAAMDADAKWSIHS